A stretch of DNA from Excalfactoria chinensis isolate bCotChi1 chromosome 6, bCotChi1.hap2, whole genome shotgun sequence:
TCGGCCCAGGCGAGCGGCTCTGCGGGCGCAGCGCTCGGCTTCCTCCCCCTGCATGGAGCGGGGACGATCCCAGCCCCGCTCAGGTCTGAGAGCGTTGGGATGCAGCGGAGTAACGGATTCTTTGTGTACAAAGCGGGgaggaaatagaaaacaaagtgCAGGAATGAGGGGAAGGAGTCGGGGCTGGGTGCAGCTCCCCCCTCCCACGTTCCCGCAGCACCGTTCGTTTACATCCGCAATTCTGCATCTTTCAGATAAATTACGCATCGGCGTAATAGATTTAAAGCAcgccagatttttttttatcattaattGTCAATGTGCAAAATACCTGCTGGTACTTCACTTTAGAAGAATGTAATTGGCAAAAATGGGAGGCTGATGAATAGATAATAGATCCTTAACTACCAATAAACAGTAAGCACCAGCCAAGAGTATTAGGATGTGATCATAATTATTCCGCGGCCCCAGCCAATGGGAGGAGGAGAACTCAGCCCTAAAATCAGCCCCGGACCCAAAGGTAATCGCGAAAATCCGGACAGGGCTGGAGCCGGGGATCGCTCCCCCGTCCCGCCCGGagcgccccggccccgcgggaTGCGGCCGCGCTTCGCTTTGTCTGCGGCCCCGCGCGGTGCGGGAGCTGCGCGGCAGCGGAAGGACACGTAGAGAAGTTGGGCGGTGGAGCGAGGCCGACCCGGAGCGAAGCGAGACGGGGGACACCGCGCAGGGACCGCGGGGCTCCGCGTTACACCCAGGTAACCCCGATGGGCCGCGAGCCCCGGCGAGACGGCGGGGAGAGGGCTTCGGGCTGCGTGTCCCACCCCGCGCTCCCCCCAGCGGAGATGCGGAACCcactcttccccccccccccctcccccaccgTCCCGTCCCCTACCTCTGTCGGCGGCTGCCGGCTCTGCGCGGGGGCGGCCCGGGGCGCGGCTGCGCGGATGTGCGCGCTCCCCCCGCCCGGCGCACTCCGATCCGCGGCTCCATCCCTCCCGATGGCGCTGCCCGGCGCTTCGCCTCCCCTCTGACGCACTTTAAAGAGTCTCCCCCTTCAACCTCGAGGCGAGTAATAGCGACCAATCATCAAGCCATTTACCAGGCTTCAGAGGAAGCTGTTTATGTGATCCCAGCACTAATTAGGCTCATGAACTAACAAATCGTTTGCACAACTCGTGAAGGGGCCGATCACATCCATGGATTGTCTTTGGACttagggaggggggggggtgggggggggggcgaccGCCTTTTCCTCGCAGGAGGGAAACTTCTCCCAGCAACTTTccgcgtgtgtgtgtgtgtgcgagCGGCGCGCGTGTCTCCCTTTTGGGTACCGCCGGCTGCCGCTGCCTCCTTCCCTCCGGCCCCCGTCTATTTATGTGTGTATCTATCCCTCCTCAAGTCACTCCCCGCTGCAAACTTCCCCGGATCGCCTCCTCCCGCGCACCGCAGAACCACGCACAGATTTGCCGGGGGacgcccgccgccgccgcaccATGTTTCAGCCCGCGCCCAAGCGCTGTTTCACCATCGAGTCGCTGGTGGCCAAAGACAGCCCCTTGCCCGCGTCTCGCTCCGAGGATCCCATCCGCCCGGCGGCTCTCAGCTATGCCAATTCCAGCCCGATGAACCCTTTTCTCAACGGCTTCCACTCCACCGGCAGGGGGGTCTACTCCAACCCGGACTTGGTCTTTGCAGAGGCCGTCTCCCACCCGCCGAACCCGGCCGTGCCCGTGCACCCCGTGCCCCCTCCCCACGCCCTGGCCGCCCATCCGCTGCCCGCCTCGCACTCCACGCACCCGCTCTTCGCTTCGCAGCAAAGGGATCCTTCCACCTTCTACCCGTGGCTAATACACCGCTACCGGTATCTGGGCCACAGGTTCCAAGGTACGTGAAACTTTGCCTCGTTTCCCTAAGCTTGGGGCGGGCGGAGGGCGGTGGGTCTGCTCCGGGCTCCTTCTTTGCTTCTCCCCCAGTCCGGTTCCGGCCTCGAGGAGCTGTCCTAGAGAGGGGTCCCGGCTCCGTTCTTTTCGGTTCTGCTCCCGCTTCGGTTCGCTTTCTTTTCGAGGAGGGGGCACGGCCGGGTCTGACTTCGGCAGGGTTTATTTATCCCCGAAAGAATCGGGGGTTAAGCCCAGGACGGATGTTTTAATGCAAACGTACGGAGGAAGAGACGCAGAGGAGAGGGCCGGAGGGGCTGCGGGACCCCCCCATAGCCCATCCCTGGCccagggagaggagaagggaaacCCAAAGCCCGGCCTGAGGAGATGGGGCTGCGGAGAGCCGCGCAGCGGGGGGCGCCCGGAGCTGCCCGGTGGAGAACAACCTCCGCGGGGAAAGAACCAAATCTATGGCGCACTATGAATAAAGCCCCCCTGGCTTTAACCCTTTGCAAATGGCAAAGCCTTCTGCCGGGGGTGAGCCGGTTTCTCCCGAAGCAGGTCCGGTTCTGCTTCTTAGTTTcgtaaaacaataaaactgaaaatacaaatcaAGCAGTCTCCACTCGGAGGACCCCAtctagatatatatttttagattttttcctattatattttttccctggtattttcctttattattccCGAACGAAACCCACCCACCTGCGGGTCTCCTCTCCCGGCTGCCCCGAGCGTGGAATAGGGGGGAGCGGAGCGGCTCCTCGCTGGCAGAGAGCGGCCATCGCCTCCCGCAACGAAATGAGGGGTTTCGCTCACCGGGTTGTTTGTCGCAATCATCCCACGATTGGTACAGAGCTGCGGATGAAAGGCGGAAATGCGCCGGTGTTGAGCCCcagcctgctcccagcacacccTCCTCCCGCAACGATTCTTAATGCGTTTACGGAGTGGGACTCTCGGTGCCTTTCTTGACTCGCTGGGAGCGATCCGAGCTGCGGCGGGGACCGAACCGGGGGCGGGGGGGGAGAAATCCTCAAGACGAACTCCACGGCCCCACAGCAGGCCGACCCCACCGCTTGTTTCTCGAAGTTTCTGTCCCTGCCGGACCGGGCACCGGGGGCCACCGGGAGGCAGCGagggggagcggggcgggcggcggggaggcCCATTGCCGGCTCCGGGGGCGGCGGAGCGCAGCGGGGCCGTGGGGATCGGCCGTGGCCGCACGGAACCTCTGTGCCGGCGGCAGGAAAGAAATCCGTATAGAAACACGGAGCGatgtgaggggagaagggagctGCGGGACGGGGCCTCGCACAGCCCGATCCttcattattgttattattactattattattagtGCTGTCCGGGTTGTGAATACCATTctattttctctcatttctctcctcccccttAGTATTCCTTCCATGCACTTATCgaaataatatttttgaaagtccctttctgaaaaccaaaagaaaatggggagagggagaaagggaagggagtgCTTTGCGGCTGTAATGGTGGGAAGAACAATTCTCGCTCTAAGAACTCCTCTCGGGTTCGCCCTGCTAACCTCTGTTCCACTGCCCAGGGAACGAGACCAGCCCGGAGAGCTTCCTCCTTCACAACGCGCTGGCCAGGAAACCCAAACGGATCCGTACAGCTTTCTCCCCGTCCCAATTACTGAGACTGGAACATGCCTTTGAGAAGAACCATTATGTGGTGGGAGCGGAGAGAAAGCAGCTGGCACACAGCCTCAGCCTCACGGAAACTCAGGTAAGCTGGGAGGAGATGGCTGCGGCCGGGATGGAGAGAAGGCACCGCGGGGCACCTCGGGAACGGCCCCGGCCCAGACCAGAATGGGTTCCCCGTGCTGAGTTCGGGCCCTGCCGAGCGGCTCCGAGAGGGGGGTGAGGGTAGTGGTGGGGGTGAGGTGTTTCTTTGCCCCGTGTTACAGATCCTCTCCTGGCTTGGTGTGGTTTGTTTCTGTGCGGTTGGCGTGACCCTTACGAATATTCTCGTGTAAGGGTCAAAACCCGGGAAACAAATAGcggagggggggaaaaaaatggaaaaaccCCAACAAGCCCAAGTTTGGATACGAGGGCAGAAAGGCAGcatgtggtggtggtggtgatgcggagggggggggggttgtcaCTCATTCCCAACCCTGTGTCCGTCGCAGCGGCGAAACGACGGACCGGATCGGGAGGGCACGAAACTTCAAAATAAAGGCAGAGAAATTATTAATGGCGAGGaatccccctccctccctcctccccccgtTGCTGGCTGTGGTCCAGAGCCGCATCGGAGCCCGTTCCGCTCCCCGGCGCGGTGCTCCTGGCCCGGCCGCGGGGTTCGGAGCGCACCGAGACGCGGCTCTGCGGAGCTCCGTACCCCGACGGCGCGGCTCCGTGCGGGGTTCCGCCCTCCAGCACAGCGCCCGGCCGTGGGGTGATGGTGCCGATAGTGTTGCGGTGGTGTCGGGCCTTTGTTTTGCGCCTTTCCAACGGAGTCGTAGGGAGCGCGTTCCAGATGGGGATTGTCTTTGCCATACAGTATGTGGCactgtacttaaaaaaaaccatACAGCCGCAGCCTAGTTCAAAGTTCCCAGTAAACAGAGCGTTCTCTGGGCGGATTAAGTtgtaacactttttttttttttttccccttttttttcccttttttttctctctttttttttcttttttttttctttttttttttttttcttttttcttttctctctctctctctctctctctctctttttttttttaaactccttTTCGTGGGGGGAAGCAATAAAGAGGTTggagcttttgttttaaaatgtctccctaacaaaacaataaaaagggaTCGCCACTTTCATGAGGTTCTCCGAACAAGGGACCGGTCACGGGCTTATTTCCACTGGAAAGCTGTATTTAAGGTGGTCTTTGTGCTGCTTGATTCCGAAGCTGGTCGGGGTCTTTTGTCCGGATGTCAAACCCCCAGTCCCCTACAAATGAGCTCCCTTTTGGGAGATCAGCGTGCAGAAATGAACCGTCCTCCCCTTCAATTAGCaaactaaaagcaaattaaaCTCACCCCTTGTTCCCCGCTCAGCTTTTTGATGGGAGACTTTTGGAGAATATGAAAATGCAGTAGAGATGTGTGTCCGGCCAGGCAGCGCTCTGTTCTGAAGAGGCAGCGAAGCGGGTTAAACCAGCTTATTAAAATGCTCCCGTTCCCTTTCCCCCCTCGCTGGGGCCTTTATCAGGCACTTTCAGACAGAACCAGAGtttaaactgctttaaaaaaaaataaataataataatgtttacCTTTGGCCGCTACAAGGAGTGTGGCCAGCCCTGGAGATAGCCCCAGATCAATACTATCTGTAATTAAAGCGCCGGAGTCAGCTGCCGGATGGTTAAGTCAGATTTATTCGGCGCTGAACAAATCCGGAGGGGTATTTATGGCCGCACTTCCAGTTCTGTCCCTAATGCGATCGCTCCTGGACGGCACATCCCGAGGAGACGCTCGGGGCAGCTCAGGACGTTTTTAATTTAGGCActttttggctgctttgtttctttcgTTTTAATCgcttttccaaaaggaaaagatctCTCGGTCGCAATCCCGTTAGGGCCGAGGCTCTCGCTGCGCTCCGTGCGCGTCGGTCCCGGTGAGGCCGTGCTGAGCCGAGCCGTGCTATACCGAGCCGTGCAGAGCTGTACTGTGCCGTGCAGTGCCATACCGAGCAGAGCCGTGCCGAGCCGCAGCAGCCCCTGGATCCTTCTCCAGATGCTCCGGGACACCTCGGCGGGTGCGGTCCCGAGAGCTGCCCGGACGGCTAGAAGCCGGCAATGCGCGGGTCCTGCGCCGGTCCTGGGCATGCGTTCAAATTCCGGGCATCTGCACCGGGTGCTCCCGCTGCTTACCGGCTCTTCTCTGCGCTCCCACAGCAGTCTTGCGCGGCTGAGCGGGCACATACAGAGGGGGTACGCGGAGAGGCACAGCTCCCTATAGGTGTCCCTATGTGTACCCCTGTAGATACCCCTGTAGATGTCGGTGTGGATGACCCTATGAGCGTCCCCGTAGGTGTCAATATAGATGTCCCTATGAATGTCCCAATAGATGTCCCAGTAGGTGTGGGTATGGATGCCCCGATAAGTGTCCCTGTAGATATCCCCTATTGGTGTCCCTATGCATGTCCCTCTGGGATCACCATGTAGGCGATGTCCCTATGAACGTTCCATGGATGTCCCTATGCACGTCCCTATGGATATTCCTATAGATGCCCTTCTGGATGTCCCTATGGACGTCCCTGTCGGTGCCCCTATGGGTGTCCATATGGATGTCTCTGTAGGCTCGGGACCACCGACCAAAGGCCCCGCAGGTACCCATCCCTTCTGCAGTACCCGTCCAGGACTGTGCACTAACGCCCGGTGCCTTCCCCCCGCAGGTAAAAGTATGGTTTCAGAACAGAAGGACAAAGTTCAAGCGGCAAAAGTTGGAAGAGGAAGGTTCGGActcacaacagaagaaaaaagggactCATCACATTAACCGGTGGAGAATCGCCACCAAACAAGCCAGTCCAGAAGAAATCGACGTCACGTCGGACGATTAAAAACTGGCACTTTGGGACTTTTCAAGCCAGCCAACGCATCGAGAGAAAGTGTTAAAAGCTCCCGCACCCCGGCGTGGCGGTGcggggaagggacaaggagagCTTCATCCAAACGCGATTCCCGTCTGGAGGGCGGCGGCGAGAGGCGGGGGCAGAGCGCGAGGTGCGGAGCGCGGCGCTGTCGGTGCGGCCTTGGCACGGGGATCTGCCGGGCAGAGCCCAGCGCCGGGACGTGGAACtgactgactgactgactgactgACAGGTATTCCGTTTCTCGCAGTccacttttaaaaacataacgtcaaaaaaaaaaaaaaaaaaaaaaaaaaaaagtttttttttctcccccccccccaaaaaaaatatttaaaaagaaaaaaaggaaaaatcttaaaaaaaaaatcttaaaaagaaaaaaaaaatattcgaagaaaaatgataaaaatgatcACCTTACGGGACGTTTTTTGCACTtcacaggttgttttttttgccgTCTTATATATAAAAAGAACCGTTTCCATAAGCAGCCAAACCCCCCCCCACACCTGTTTCAGAAACTTGAATTGCATGTATAAAGCCGTGTgggcaaaaaataataattaaaaaaaaaaaaaaaaacataaaaaaaaggaaaaaaaaaaaagaaaaaaaaagggaaaaaaattaccCCTAAATTActtaaagacagaaaggaacggtaatttttttccccttctaagACAGGTTCtgtgtgctttttaaatttcattttaacgAGAAATGTGCAGTCTGTAAACATTTTATGATAACTTCTGGCGTCAAAGTGTTCGTGAAGGTGAATGGAGTAGCGGTACCAGGGCGTAGTGATCCCCGAcggacggggggggggggtgcgggggggcgggcgggggggtggagggggggcCGGGAATGGTCGGAAATTTgctgccaaaaaaagaaagaaaaaaatcaaattatccccctccccccctcccccctcccagctctgtcCCCAGTGCGAAACCGATTGCTTGATTATATTTGAACGCAAATAACGCGCAAACCCGGCGACCAGGTTTGGCGGTGGGGAGAATCCGGagataaagaactgaaaatagcGGATtgagggtttggttttgttttggttttgttttgttttgttttgtttttctcctaatgGCCATTTTCATTGGGGCAATTTTCAAGCACTGACCTTATAATATTCCGAGATCATAGagctactaaaaaaaaaaaaaaaggaaaaaaaaaaaaagaaaaaaaaagaaaaaggaaaaaaaaaaaagtgacaaatGTTCCCTTCATGTCTTCTATACcagaatgtaaatatttttgtgttttgtgtttaatttGTTAGAATTCTAACACGCTATATACTTCCAAGAAGTATGTCATTGTCAATATTTTGTCAATAAAGATTTATCAATATGCCCTAACACTTCAAGCCCTCtattcccccccctcccccctccgcACACCTCTcgtttttccccctcctctcgATCCGTGCGCTCTGATCCGCGCTCCGGTGCCCGCGCAGCGCATTCCTGCGGCCGTGCGCGCATTTCCTTCACCAACCCACACGCTTGGAAACAGCCCTCCCCAACCGAGCCGCACAGCGCTGCTCGCTGTAAATAAATACCTcgtgagagaaagaaagaaagaaagaaaaacgaCACAAAACCAAAT
This window harbors:
- the EMX2 gene encoding homeobox protein EMX2 isoform X1 codes for the protein MFQPAPKRCFTIESLVAKDSPLPASRSEDPIRPAALSYANSSPMNPFLNGFHSTGRGVYSNPDLVFAEAVSHPPNPAVPVHPVPPPHALAAHPLPASHSTHPLFASQQRDPSTFYPWLIHRYRYLGHRFQGNETSPESFLLHNALARKPKRIRTAFSPSQLLRLEHAFEKNHYVVGAERKQLAHSLSLTETQVKVWFQNRRTKFKRQKLEEEGSDSQQKKKGTHHINRWRIATKQASPEEIDVTSDD
- the EMX2 gene encoding homeobox protein EMX2 isoform X2; this encodes MFQPAPKRCFTIESLVAKDSPLPASRSEDPIRPAALSYANSSPMNPFLNGFHSTGRGVYSNPDLVFAEAVSHPPNPAVPVHPVPPPHALAAHPLPASHSTHPLFASQQRDPSTFYPWLIHRYRYLGHRFQGKSMVSEQKDKVQAAKVGRGRFGLTTEEKRDSSH